Proteins encoded in a region of the Flavobacteriaceae bacterium HL-DH10 genome:
- a CDS encoding TonB-dependent receptor produces MKKLLQCFSVFKKKGLFLMIFFGLGICSAFGQNETISGIVTDKEGQPIPGVSVIVKGTTTGAATDFDGNYSVKASQSNVLVFSYVGYTTQEITVGDQKIIDVILEEDVAKLNEVVVIGYGSQKRSDISGSVSQIGQEEIAKNPTANISNSLVGQTTGIIARQTTGEPGRDDSDIFIRGIGTMGNASPIYVIDGIVRSARDFSQLNSSEIASFSILKDAASAAVFGVRGGNGVILVTTKRGKEGKMQISFSSNLGIQERTRDPEFLGSYEYAKLYNEARVNNGDPVVYTDDDLQKFQNGNSPDTHPSVNWMSVLNRTSPIRTSSLSASGGSDKIRYATSISLLDQEGLLDTDNFRRFNFRSNIDADVTNTTRLSFDVSGRDEKINSIAGEEVFRWLVSAKPDLAPIKYSNGGYSSGPAYLTLPENGYRRRKNQVFQGRIQIEQQLPIDGLSVKGIISYDKTFTDNKNWSFIKTPYYTLNETDNTFEESLFGADAASSLYQDHNDYQSITYEAHLNYKKIIGKNDFTGLVLYTQTEEKWDFLSARRQEFKLAVDEMGFGDASTRENNGYSGSSGRQGIVSRVNWTYNEKYILEGSFRADASEQFAPGNRWGFFPSGSFAYLISKEDFLQNATYLNFLKLRGSYGVLGNDRLRINNQDQRFLYLQSFNASGNAVFGDGNVQQAIVEGRLPNPDVTWETVKKLNVGFDARFWDNKLSVIFDYFSDKRSDILWQRNLSVPSLFGASLPIENLAKVNNKGFEIELGHKNYINNNLSYSINGNFTYTKNKIVYQDEAESDNLLIRRTGNPIGSQQGLIATGLFQSQDEIDNAPPQYNDVLAPGDIRYADINGPDGVPDGVVDRFDETMIGGAFAPEIIYGFNGSLQYKNLEFSFLFQGAGRIKQSYGGEAALPFFLGTGPAYKHNLDRWTPDNPNASEARVLIDGSQNRRGSTYWLRDASYLRLKNVEIAYNVPVKLLKQNLIQSARIYVNANNVFTISKIKDFDPENSQGRGWGYPQLRIWNVGLNVNF; encoded by the coding sequence ATGAAGAAATTATTACAATGTTTTTCTGTGTTCAAAAAGAAAGGACTATTCCTTATGATTTTTTTTGGACTTGGAATTTGTTCTGCTTTTGGGCAGAACGAAACTATTTCGGGAATCGTAACAGATAAAGAAGGGCAACCCATTCCAGGTGTTAGTGTCATTGTTAAAGGAACTACAACTGGAGCAGCAACTGATTTTGACGGTAACTATAGCGTTAAAGCCTCTCAATCTAATGTCTTGGTATTTTCTTATGTAGGTTATACTACCCAAGAAATTACTGTTGGCGATCAAAAAATAATTGATGTTATATTAGAAGAAGATGTAGCCAAACTAAATGAAGTTGTAGTAATTGGTTATGGTTCTCAAAAGAGAAGTGATATTTCAGGATCTGTCTCTCAGATTGGTCAAGAAGAAATTGCTAAAAACCCTACAGCAAATATTAGTAACTCTTTAGTAGGGCAGACTACGGGTATAATTGCCAGACAAACAACCGGTGAGCCTGGAAGAGATGATTCAGATATTTTTATTAGAGGTATAGGAACGATGGGTAATGCTTCTCCTATTTATGTAATAGATGGGATTGTAAGATCTGCTAGAGATTTTTCTCAGCTAAATTCAAGCGAAATTGCATCTTTTTCTATATTAAAAGATGCTGCAAGTGCAGCCGTTTTTGGTGTACGTGGTGGTAATGGTGTTATTTTGGTTACTACAAAAAGAGGAAAAGAAGGAAAAATGCAAATTAGTTTTTCTTCAAACCTAGGAATTCAAGAGCGAACAAGAGACCCTGAGTTTTTAGGGTCATATGAATATGCTAAACTTTATAATGAAGCGCGTGTTAATAATGGAGATCCTGTAGTGTATACAGATGACGACCTACAAAAATTTCAAAATGGAAATAGTCCTGATACTCACCCAAGTGTTAATTGGATGTCTGTATTAAATAGGACATCACCTATAAGAACAAGTAGTCTGTCAGCTAGTGGAGGTTCTGATAAAATACGATATGCGACTTCTATTAGTCTTTTAGATCAAGAAGGTCTTCTTGATACAGATAATTTTAGAAGGTTTAATTTTAGATCGAATATTGATGCAGACGTTACCAATACAACGAGACTATCTTTTGATGTTTCAGGTAGAGACGAGAAAATTAATTCTATAGCTGGTGAAGAAGTATTTAGATGGTTAGTATCTGCAAAACCAGATTTAGCTCCAATAAAATATTCTAATGGAGGTTATTCTAGTGGTCCTGCTTATTTAACCTTACCAGAAAATGGATATAGAAGAAGGAAGAATCAAGTATTTCAAGGACGTATTCAAATAGAACAACAATTACCTATTGATGGGCTTTCTGTTAAAGGAATTATTTCTTACGACAAAACATTTACAGATAATAAGAATTGGTCTTTTATAAAAACACCATATTACACTCTAAATGAGACAGATAACACTTTTGAAGAAAGTTTATTTGGGGCTGATGCGGCATCGTCTCTTTACCAAGATCATAACGACTATCAGTCAATTACCTACGAAGCGCATTTAAATTATAAAAAAATAATAGGAAAGAACGATTTTACTGGATTGGTTTTATACACTCAGACTGAAGAAAAATGGGATTTTTTAAGTGCTAGAAGGCAGGAATTTAAATTAGCTGTAGATGAAATGGGGTTTGGTGATGCTTCTACTCGGGAAAATAATGGATATTCAGGTAGCAGTGGAAGACAAGGTATAGTTAGTAGGGTAAATTGGACCTATAATGAAAAGTATATTTTAGAAGGAAGTTTCAGAGCAGATGCATCAGAACAATTTGCACCTGGAAATAGATGGGGTTTCTTTCCATCAGGGTCTTTCGCTTACCTTATTTCTAAAGAAGATTTTTTACAGAACGCAACATACTTAAATTTCTTAAAACTGAGAGGTTCTTATGGGGTATTAGGAAATGATCGATTAAGAATAAATAATCAGGATCAAAGATTCCTTTATTTACAATCTTTTAACGCAAGTGGCAATGCTGTTTTTGGTGACGGAAATGTGCAACAAGCTATTGTAGAAGGACGCTTACCTAATCCAGATGTAACATGGGAAACGGTAAAAAAATTAAACGTTGGTTTTGATGCTAGATTTTGGGACAATAAATTATCAGTAATTTTTGATTATTTTAGTGATAAGAGAAGTGATATATTATGGCAAAGAAACCTTTCTGTTCCTAGTCTTTTTGGAGCATCTTTACCTATCGAAAATTTAGCTAAAGTAAACAACAAAGGTTTTGAAATTGAATTAGGACATAAAAATTATATTAATAATAATTTGAGTTATTCAATAAACGGAAACTTTACGTATACTAAAAATAAAATCGTTTATCAAGATGAGGCAGAATCAGATAATCTTCTCATACGAAGAACAGGAAATCCTATAGGGTCACAACAAGGATTAATCGCTACGGGTCTTTTTCAATCGCAAGATGAAATAGATAATGCACCACCTCAGTATAATGATGTACTAGCACCTGGAGATATTAGATATGCAGATATTAATGGACCAGATGGTGTGCCAGATGGTGTGGTAGATAGATTTGATGAAACGATGATTGGTGGGGCATTTGCGCCTGAAATTATTTATGGTTTTAATGGTAGTTTACAGTATAAAAATTTAGAATTTTCATTTTTATTTCAAGGTGCTGGAAGAATAAAACAGTCTTATGGTGGCGAAGCAGCCTTACCTTTCTTTTTAGGAACAGGTCCTGCATATAAGCACAATTTAGACCGCTGGACTCCTGATAATCCTAATGCAAGTGAAGCACGTGTCTTGATAGATGGATCTCAAAATCGTAGAGGTTCTACTTATTGGCTAAGAGACGCATCGTACTTACGTCTTAAAAACGTAGAAATTGCTTATAATGTACCAGTAAAACTATTAAAACAAAATCTAATTCAGAGTGCTCGTATTTATGTTAATGCAAATAATGTATTTACAATTTCAAAGATTAAAGACTTCGATCCAGAAAACAGTCAAGGTAGAGGATGGGGCTATCCTCAATTAAGGATTTGGAATGTAGGCTTAAACGTTAATTTTTAA
- a CDS encoding two-component regulator propeller domain-containing protein: protein MIKNTFIFLFCLLNTCIVYCQDSQLPSKSIEDILTFHLLDVESGLSNNYVNSVEQDSLGFIWVATIEGINRYDGTSFTKFKKEYQNQESSLINNHVEQITADDHGNLLLATDEGLNIYDTKHETFKVLKHNGKAIENAISSFVIGPNNELVVGASRHHWGIQFIDKDGNLQTFSHQPNNASSISSNNVSSLTVQGDSILWIGTTDRGLNRFNFNTKTITRIPYGENSALPSLKINSLYTDSKDNLWIGSVDGLQVLTTKGDTLGLKASSFSDKGLSGNSILSFEEDNQGQMWIGTLNGGLNILDISSFLSKKDRISIKWFLPKTDGSSVFNRTVSSIKMDKEGNMWLGTSTGLNFVNPKGEPIKLFHKNIETPNALSHDRIGAFTEKKDGKIWIGTDGGGLNLFDPTTGEFWYYQHDPNDKHSLSNDYVLSLLEDKESRVWIGTYRGGLNKMDIETGHCKHYLQGNTEDGSDIRKIFEDNTGQIWVGTNRGGLFKYIEEKDQFDYIESLGKIDIRDIRNGDNGSLWLATYGDGIIKYKPNNDNATFYKIANTRGMTSDVIYCLLPIKNGDILAGTRYGGLIRLNPKTHTCLSFTENDGLSNNSVNSIVMENEIDIWLGTFEGISHYNIITNKIDNLNTFNNIQRSEFNIGAALKSKNRYLYFGGNKGFNMFNPKNLHKDRTQTYPIVFENMQILNKKVPVTPNHKKAILENSISYQDHITLNHDQTMFSVDFVVLKFPVAKNINYSYLLEGYHNHWIDTKSNGSANLSNVPPGNYTLKVKAKLGSGQEVYNQLLVSITPPFWRTVPAYILYLLLIAATIFVGMKYYSNHIKLKNSLLFEKKQRQLEHDFNEERIRFFTSFSHELRTPLTLILGPVNDMIPELRNKKHADSMRLIKKNATYLFQSINKLLEFRKSEVGLSDLFIGKHNLSSVLKQLIDNYLLMAKKKGIKLSLTLPKKDLIAWFDIEKVQIIVNNLLSNAFKYSKDKGEIKVSLIKDEAFFKIIVNDNGSGIHPKDLDHIFEWYYQSKSLPRKKGSGIGLALSKNFAELHKGKLAVESELNKGSVFTFSIPRDESLFSMTPIDNVNREPSEEVDISPLNAWGPTAIKVSEEKIKTTINPHEDRLVILVIDDNPDILKYLEGLLDNHYDILYAENGQEGIDKAIQYVPDLIISDIMMPKKSGIDLCEILKKEMTTTHIPIILLSAKNNIESIKTGYITGADDYIVKPFNSQLLQVRIKNLINSRMLLRKYFLEQAEPLETFSKEQSNLLDKEKEFLRKLDGIILIHMREEKTSVNDIVIGIGMSRTSLFRKIKAITGKNINEYINMVKIKKAANLIKNENLSISQAAFEVGFNSPKYFRQLFKKQFGVVPSDYKKSTKNIE from the coding sequence ATGATAAAAAATACTTTTATTTTTCTTTTCTGTTTGCTTAATACTTGTATTGTATATTGTCAGGATTCCCAATTGCCATCTAAATCAATTGAAGATATTCTAACTTTCCATTTGTTGGATGTAGAATCAGGGCTGTCTAACAATTATGTAAACAGTGTAGAACAGGATTCTCTTGGTTTTATATGGGTTGCAACAATAGAAGGAATAAACCGTTATGATGGTACAAGTTTTACTAAATTCAAAAAAGAGTATCAAAATCAAGAATCTAGTTTAATCAATAACCATGTTGAACAAATTACAGCAGATGATCATGGCAATTTATTATTGGCTACTGATGAAGGACTTAATATATATGATACAAAACATGAGACATTTAAAGTTTTAAAGCATAACGGCAAAGCAATAGAAAACGCTATAAGCAGTTTCGTTATTGGTCCTAATAATGAACTTGTTGTAGGTGCATCTCGTCACCATTGGGGTATTCAATTTATTGACAAAGATGGAAACTTACAGACCTTTAGCCACCAACCCAATAATGCTTCTTCTATATCTTCAAATAATGTTTCTAGTTTGACCGTACAAGGAGATTCTATTTTATGGATAGGTACTACTGATAGAGGTCTAAACAGATTTAATTTTAATACTAAGACCATAACCAGAATTCCTTATGGAGAAAATAGTGCTCTTCCTTCTTTAAAAATTAATTCACTTTACACAGATTCTAAAGACAATCTATGGATAGGTAGTGTTGATGGATTACAAGTTCTAACTACCAAAGGGGATACCTTAGGATTGAAAGCGTCTTCTTTTTCTGACAAAGGTTTAAGTGGTAATAGTATTCTTTCATTTGAAGAGGACAACCAAGGTCAAATGTGGATTGGTACGCTTAATGGAGGATTAAATATTCTTGATATATCTTCATTTTTATCAAAAAAAGATAGGATTTCTATAAAATGGTTTTTACCTAAAACTGATGGTTCCAGCGTATTTAACAGAACAGTATCCTCAATTAAAATGGACAAAGAAGGTAATATGTGGTTGGGAACCAGTACGGGATTAAACTTTGTTAACCCGAAAGGAGAGCCTATTAAACTCTTCCATAAAAACATAGAGACCCCGAATGCATTGTCACATGATAGAATTGGGGCATTTACAGAGAAAAAAGACGGAAAAATTTGGATTGGCACTGATGGAGGTGGCTTAAATCTTTTTGATCCAACTACTGGTGAATTTTGGTATTATCAGCATGATCCAAATGACAAACATAGTTTAAGTAATGACTATGTCCTTTCCTTGCTTGAGGATAAAGAGAGTAGGGTTTGGATTGGTACATACAGAGGCGGTTTAAATAAAATGGATATAGAAACTGGACATTGTAAACATTATTTACAAGGAAATACAGAAGATGGCAGTGATATTAGAAAAATTTTTGAGGATAATACAGGACAAATATGGGTTGGCACTAACCGTGGAGGTCTGTTTAAATATATAGAAGAAAAAGATCAGTTTGATTATATTGAAAGTCTTGGGAAGATAGATATAAGAGATATAAGAAATGGCGACAATGGCTCTTTGTGGTTGGCCACTTATGGAGATGGCATTATCAAGTACAAACCTAATAATGATAATGCTACTTTTTATAAGATAGCCAATACTAGGGGTATGACAAGCGATGTAATTTACTGTCTACTCCCTATAAAAAATGGAGATATACTTGCTGGAACTCGTTATGGTGGTTTAATAAGATTGAATCCTAAAACACATACCTGTTTGAGTTTTACAGAAAATGATGGACTTAGCAATAATAGTGTAAATAGTATTGTAATGGAGAATGAAATAGATATATGGTTAGGTACTTTTGAAGGTATTAGTCATTACAATATTATAACGAATAAAATTGATAACTTAAATACATTTAACAATATTCAACGTAGTGAGTTTAATATAGGGGCTGCCTTAAAAAGTAAAAATAGATACCTTTATTTTGGAGGAAACAAAGGGTTTAATATGTTTAACCCCAAAAACCTTCATAAAGATAGGACTCAAACATATCCAATTGTTTTTGAAAACATGCAAATACTTAACAAGAAAGTTCCTGTTACACCTAATCATAAAAAAGCCATTTTAGAGAATTCTATTTCCTATCAAGATCATATTACATTAAACCATGATCAAACCATGTTTTCTGTTGATTTTGTCGTTCTAAAGTTTCCTGTAGCAAAAAATATTAATTATTCGTACTTACTAGAGGGATACCATAATCATTGGATTGATACCAAAAGTAATGGCTCAGCTAATTTGAGCAATGTTCCTCCAGGAAATTATACTTTAAAAGTAAAAGCAAAATTAGGATCGGGACAAGAAGTTTATAATCAATTATTAGTGTCCATTACACCTCCTTTTTGGAGAACAGTCCCTGCCTACATCTTGTATTTACTATTAATAGCTGCTACCATATTTGTAGGCATGAAATACTATTCCAACCATATTAAATTAAAAAATTCTCTACTATTTGAGAAGAAGCAACGTCAGTTAGAACACGATTTTAATGAGGAAAGAATCCGTTTTTTTACTAGTTTCTCTCATGAGCTAAGAACGCCACTAACTTTAATATTGGGACCAGTTAATGATATGATCCCAGAATTGCGCAACAAAAAACATGCAGATAGTATGCGCTTAATAAAAAAGAATGCTACCTACTTATTCCAATCTATTAATAAACTTTTAGAATTTAGAAAGTCAGAAGTCGGGTTAAGCGACTTATTTATAGGGAAACACAATCTTTCTTCCGTTTTAAAGCAATTAATCGATAATTACCTTTTAATGGCTAAAAAGAAAGGAATTAAACTAAGTCTTACTTTGCCTAAAAAAGATTTGATAGCATGGTTTGATATTGAAAAAGTACAAATAATTGTTAACAACCTACTTTCAAATGCCTTCAAATATTCTAAGGACAAGGGAGAAATAAAAGTATCACTTATTAAAGATGAAGCTTTTTTTAAAATTATAGTTAATGATAACGGTTCTGGAATACATCCAAAAGACTTGGATCATATTTTTGAGTGGTATTATCAATCTAAATCCTTGCCAAGAAAAAAAGGATCAGGAATAGGGCTTGCATTATCCAAAAATTTTGCCGAATTGCATAAAGGTAAATTAGCCGTTGAAAGTGAACTTAATAAAGGATCTGTTTTTACTTTTAGTATACCCAGAGATGAATCATTGTTTTCTATGACTCCAATAGATAATGTTAATAGAGAGCCTTCTGAAGAAGTTGATATTTCTCCTTTAAATGCATGGGGGCCAACTGCAATTAAAGTTTCTGAGGAAAAAATAAAAACTACAATCAACCCCCATGAAGACCGATTGGTTATTTTGGTTATTGATGATAATCCAGACATACTTAAATATCTTGAAGGATTACTTGACAACCATTATGATATTCTTTATGCTGAAAATGGACAAGAAGGTATTGATAAAGCGATACAATATGTTCCCGATTTAATTATTTCGGATATTATGATGCCCAAGAAAAGCGGTATTGATTTATGTGAGATTTTGAAAAAAGAAATGACTACTACACACATTCCAATCATTTTGTTATCGGCTAAAAACAATATAGAAAGTATAAAAACAGGTTATATAACAGGTGCGGATGATTATATAGTCAAACCTTTTAATAGCCAACTTCTACAAGTTAGAATTAAAAACCTTATTAATAGTAGAATGTTACTAAGAAAGTATTTCTTAGAACAAGCAGAACCACTCGAAACTTTTTCAAAAGAACAATCAAATTTATTAGACAAGGAAAAAGAATTTTTAAGAAAACTGGATGGAATTATTCTCATTCACATGCGAGAAGAAAAAACTAGTGTAAATGATATTGTAATAGGTATAGGAATGAGTAGAACTTCGCTTTTTAGAAAGATTAAAGCCATCACTGGTAAAAATATAAATGAATATATTAACATGGTAAAAATAAAAAAAGCGGCGAATCTTATTAAAAATGAAAATCTTTCTATTTCGCAAGCTGCCTTTGAAGTTGGTTTTAATAGCCCAAAATATTTCAGACAATTATTTAAAAAACAGTTTGGTGTTGTGCCTTCAGATTATAAAAAATCAACTAAAAATATAGAATAA
- a CDS encoding glycosyltransferase N-terminal domain-containing protein, which yields MSLLYNIGIHLTHFGLECVSPFNSKIRKGNIGRSNTFDILKNKLTKNDKTLWFHCASLGEYEQGLPVFKALRQHYANHKIVLSFFSPSGYEIRKHTPIADVVVYLPLDTKKNAKLFLDIVNPELTVFVKYDIWPNFLKQLKERKLRAILISAAFRKNQSFFKFYGKQLREALFAFEHIFTQNESSKQLLESINYKNVTVSGDTRFDRVYSQLEQDNTLNFISEFKQDKLCVVAGSTWPEGEDLFINYINSNSLNDVKFIIAPHNIKSAQITNLKNKLNVKTVLFSEKESVNITDAKVFIIDTIGILTKIYNYADIAYVGGALGNSGLHNTLEPAVFGVPIIIGNNHSKFPEAQALIDNHGMFSISNQKEFDEILIELIKNQSKRLETGKNNSVYIEKNKGAVIQILNYLRI from the coding sequence TTGAGTTTATTATACAACATAGGCATACATTTAACACATTTTGGATTAGAATGTGTCTCACCTTTTAATTCGAAAATAAGAAAAGGTAATATTGGGCGCTCAAATACCTTTGATATACTAAAAAACAAATTAACCAAGAACGATAAAACACTATGGTTTCATTGTGCCTCTTTAGGAGAATATGAACAAGGTCTACCTGTCTTTAAAGCGCTTAGACAACATTATGCAAACCATAAAATTGTACTTAGCTTTTTTTCTCCTTCTGGTTACGAAATAAGAAAACATACACCTATTGCAGATGTTGTTGTGTACCTGCCATTAGACACTAAAAAAAACGCAAAATTATTTTTAGACATTGTTAATCCAGAACTTACCGTATTTGTTAAATATGATATTTGGCCAAATTTTTTAAAGCAATTAAAAGAAAGGAAATTACGTGCTATTTTAATTTCTGCTGCCTTTAGAAAAAATCAATCGTTTTTCAAGTTTTATGGCAAACAATTAAGAGAAGCTCTTTTTGCTTTCGAACATATTTTTACTCAAAACGAAAGTTCAAAACAATTACTTGAATCGATAAATTATAAAAACGTTACCGTTTCTGGAGATACTCGGTTTGATCGTGTTTATAGCCAGTTAGAGCAAGACAATACATTAAATTTTATTTCGGAATTTAAACAAGATAAACTATGCGTTGTTGCGGGTAGTACTTGGCCAGAAGGAGAAGATTTATTTATTAATTATATAAACTCCAATTCATTAAATGATGTAAAATTTATTATTGCTCCTCATAATATCAAAAGCGCTCAAATAACTAATTTAAAAAACAAACTGAATGTAAAAACTGTTTTGTTTTCAGAAAAAGAAAGTGTTAATATAACTGATGCGAAGGTATTTATTATAGATACTATTGGAATTCTAACTAAAATATATAATTATGCCGACATCGCTTATGTTGGAGGTGCTCTAGGAAATTCTGGCTTACACAACACTTTAGAACCAGCTGTTTTTGGAGTTCCTATTATTATTGGAAATAATCATTCTAAATTTCCTGAAGCCCAAGCTTTGATTGATAATCACGGTATGTTTTCTATTTCTAATCAAAAAGAATTTGATGAAATTTTAATTGAATTAATTAAAAATCAAAGCAAAAGACTGGAAACAGGGAAAAATAATTCGGTTTATATTGAAAAGAACAAAGGTGCTGTCATCCAAATACTTAATTATTTACGTATATAA
- a CDS encoding DegT/DnrJ/EryC1/StrS family aminotransferase yields MKKIQMVDLKGQYEGIKDVVNTSIQEVLETTSFINGPKVHQFQKNLEQYLGVKHVIPCANGTDALQIAMMGLGLKPGDEVITADFTFAATVEVIALLNLTPVLVDVNEDDFNISIEAIEKAITPKTKAIVPVHLFGQCANMEAIMELAKAHNLYVIEDNAQAIGANYTYKDGSKAKAGTIGHVASTSFFPSKNLGCYGDGGAIFTNDDDLAHTIRGIVNHGMYERYHHDVVGVNSRLDSIQAGVLDAKLPNLDTYNKARQNAARKYNKAFQGIDAIITPKVSNGCTDICDTCDCHVFHQYTLKIKGVDRDALVKHLNEKDIPCGVYYPIPLHNQKAYADERYNEADFTVTNLLVKEVISLPMHTELDDDQIDYITSTIINFING; encoded by the coding sequence ATGAAGAAAATTCAAATGGTTGACCTAAAAGGTCAATATGAAGGAATTAAAGACGTGGTAAACACATCTATCCAAGAAGTTTTAGAAACAACATCATTTATAAATGGACCTAAGGTCCATCAATTTCAAAAGAATTTAGAGCAATACTTAGGCGTAAAACATGTCATTCCATGTGCAAATGGTACAGATGCATTACAAATAGCTATGATGGGTCTAGGTTTAAAACCAGGTGATGAGGTTATTACTGCCGATTTTACATTTGCTGCAACCGTTGAGGTTATTGCTTTACTTAATTTAACACCTGTTTTGGTTGATGTTAATGAAGATGATTTTAATATAAGTATTGAAGCCATTGAAAAAGCTATTACTCCTAAAACCAAAGCAATAGTGCCTGTACACTTGTTTGGACAGTGTGCTAATATGGAGGCGATTATGGAATTAGCAAAAGCCCATAATTTATATGTAATTGAAGACAATGCACAAGCTATTGGTGCTAACTACACATACAAAGATGGTTCTAAAGCTAAGGCTGGTACTATTGGGCATGTAGCATCTACGTCATTTTTTCCATCAAAAAACTTAGGTTGTTATGGTGATGGTGGTGCTATATTTACAAATGATGACGATTTAGCTCATACCATAAGAGGTATTGTAAATCATGGGATGTATGAACGTTATCATCATGATGTTGTTGGAGTTAATTCCAGACTAGATAGTATTCAAGCGGGCGTTTTAGATGCTAAATTACCAAATTTAGATACTTATAATAAAGCAAGGCAAAACGCTGCTAGAAAATACAATAAAGCATTTCAAGGTATTGATGCTATTATTACTCCAAAAGTATCCAATGGATGTACTGATATTTGCGATACTTGCGATTGTCATGTCTTTCATCAATATACATTAAAAATAAAAGGAGTAGATAGAGATGCATTAGTAAAGCATTTAAATGAAAAAGATATTCCTTGTGGCGTTTATTATCCAATTCCGCTTCATAATCAAAAAGCTTATGCAGACGAACGTTATAATGAAGCAGATTTTACTGTAACCAATCTGTTGGTTAAAGAGGTTATATCGTTACCTATGCATACCGAATTGGATGATGACCAAATAGATTACATAACTTCAACAATTATAAACTTTATAAATGGATAA
- the galE gene encoding UDP-glucose 4-epimerase GalE, producing the protein MDKILVTGGLGFIGSHTVVELQNEGYEVVIIDDLSNSSIDVLDGITAITGKMPTFEKIDLKNKLDVENFFQRHSDVKGVIHFAASKAVGESVKEPLLYYENNISTLVYILKELKKLPEASFIFSSSCTVYGQADELPITENAPVKQAESPYGNTKQIGEEIISDTCKVTPSLKAIALRYFNPVGAHESVEIGELPIGVPQNLVPFITQTAIGLREQLSVFGDDYPTPDGTCIRDYIHVVDLAKAHVIALGRLLNNKNKENYETFNLGTGTGSSVLEVVQAFEKVSGKKLNYKIVDRREGDIISAYADTKKANEELGWKTELSLDDAMRSAWKWEQKVRSK; encoded by the coding sequence ATGGATAAAATTTTAGTTACTGGCGGATTAGGCTTTATTGGATCTCATACCGTTGTAGAATTACAAAATGAAGGCTACGAGGTTGTTATTATTGACGATTTATCAAATTCTTCAATAGATGTTTTAGATGGTATAACAGCCATAACAGGTAAAATGCCAACTTTTGAAAAAATTGATCTAAAAAATAAGTTAGACGTAGAGAATTTTTTTCAACGCCATAGTGATGTAAAAGGAGTGATTCATTTTGCTGCTAGTAAAGCTGTTGGAGAAAGTGTTAAAGAACCTTTGTTGTATTATGAAAATAATATAAGCACCTTGGTTTATATTCTTAAAGAATTAAAAAAATTACCTGAGGCAAGTTTTATTTTTAGCTCATCTTGTACTGTTTATGGACAGGCGGATGAATTACCAATAACAGAAAACGCACCTGTAAAGCAAGCTGAATCGCCTTATGGAAATACAAAACAAATAGGAGAAGAGATTATTAGCGATACCTGTAAAGTAACACCATCATTAAAAGCGATTGCATTACGATATTTTAATCCAGTTGGGGCTCATGAATCTGTTGAGATAGGAGAATTACCGATAGGAGTTCCTCAAAATTTAGTGCCGTTTATTACTCAAACCGCCATTGGTCTTCGTGAACAATTGTCTGTTTTTGGTGATGATTACCCAACTCCAGATGGTACTTGTATTCGTGATTATATTCATGTGGTCGATTTAGCCAAAGCACACGTTATTGCATTGGGGCGTTTACTTAATAATAAGAACAAAGAAAATTACGAAACGTTTAACTTAGGAACAGGAACAGGTAGTTCTGTTTTAGAAGTTGTTCAAGCTTTTGAGAAGGTTTCTGGTAAAAAATTGAATTATAAAATTGTAGATAGGAGAGAAGGCGATATTATTTCGGCGTATGCTGATACCAAAAAAGCTAATGAAGAGTTAGGTTGGAAAACCGAATTGTCTTTAGATGATGCAATGCGTTCTGCTTGGAAGTGGGAGCAGAAAGTTAGAAGCAAGTAG